A region of Ictidomys tridecemlineatus isolate mIctTri1 chromosome 4, mIctTri1.hap1, whole genome shotgun sequence DNA encodes the following proteins:
- the Med17 gene encoding mediator of RNA polymerase II transcription subunit 17, which translates to MSGVRAVRISIESACEKQVQEVGLDGTETYLQPLSMSQNLARLAQRIDFSQGSGSEEEEAAGAEGDAQDWAGAGSSADQDDEEGLVKFQPSLWPWDSVRNNLRSALTEMCVLYDVLSIVKDKKFMTLDPVSQDALPPKQNPQTLQLISKKKSLAGAAQILLKGAERLTKSVTENQENKLQRDFNSELLRLRQHWKLRKVGDKILGDLSYRSAGSLFPHHGTFEVIKNTDIDLDKKIPEDYCPLDVQIPSDLEGSAYIKVSIQKQAPDIGDLGTVNLFKRPLPKSKPGSPHWQTKLEAAQNVLLCKEIFAQLSREAVQIKSQIPHIVVKNQIISQPFPSLQLSISLCHSSNDKKSQKSATEKQSPEDHLYVLEHNLHLLIREFHKQTLSSIMMPHPASAPFGHKRMRLSGPQAFDKNEINSLQSSEGLLEKIIKQAKHIFLRSRTAATIDSLASRIEDPQIQAHWSNINDVYESSVKVLITSQGYEQICKSIQLQLNIGVEQIRVVHRDGRVITLSHQEQELQDFLLSQMSQHQVHAVQQLAKVMGWQVLSFSNHVGLGPIESIGNASAITVASPSGDYAISVRNGPESGSKIMVQFPRNQCKDIPKSDVLQDGKWSHLRGPFKEVQWNKMEGRNFVYKMELLMSALSPCLL; encoded by the exons ATGTCAGGGGTGCGCGCTGTGCGGATCAGCATCGAGTCGGCCTGCGAGAAACAGGTCCAGGAGGTGGGCCTGGATGGCACTGAGACTTACTTGCAGCCGCTGTCCATGTCGCAAAATCTGGCGCGTCTGGCCCAGAGGATCGACTTCAGCCAGGGTTCTGGTtccgaggaggaggaggcggcgggGGCCGAGGGCGATGCGCAGGATTGGGCGGGCGCGGGGTCCAGTGCAGACCAGGACGACGAGGAAG GGTTGGTAAAATTTCAGCCTTCCCTTTGGCCTTGGGATTCAGTGAGGAACAATTTGAGAAGTGCCCTTACAGAGATGTGTGTTCTGTACGATGTTCTCAGTATtgttaaagataaaaaatttatgaCTCTTGATCCTGTTTCTCAGGATGCACTTCCTCCAAAACAG aATCCTCAGACATTGCAACTGATATCTAAAAAGAAGTCACTTGCTGGAGCAGCACAAAtactgttgaagggagcagaaagactgactAAATCAGTTAcggaaaatcaagaaaacaagcTACAAAGAGACTTCAACTCTGAGCTCTTGAGATTAAGGCAACACTGGAAACTTAGAAAAGTTGGAGATAAAATTCTTGGGGATCTGAGCTACAGAAGTGCAG GGTCTCTTTTTCCCCATCATGGTACATTTGAAGTAATAAAGAATACAGATATTGATCTGGATAAGAAGATACCTGAAGATTACTGTCCTCTTGATGTACAAATTCCTAGTGATTTAGAGGGGTCTGCATACATCAAG GTTTCCATTCAAAAACAGGCTCCAGACATAGGTGATCTTGGCACAGTTAACCTCTTCAAAAGACCTCTGCCCAAATCCAAACCAG GTTCACCACATTGGCAGACAAAATTAGAAGCAGCACAAAATGTTCTCTTATGTAAAGAAATTTTTGCACAACTCTCTCGGGAAGCTGTTCAGATCAAATCACAGATCCCACATATTGTGGTGAAAAACCAGATAATCTCTCAACCCTTTCCAA GCTTGCAGTTATCTATTTCTTTGTGCCATTCCTCAAATGATAAGAAATCCCAAAAATCTGCTACTGAGAAGCAAAGTCCAGAGGACCACCTCTATGTCTTAGAGCATAATTTGCATCTACTGATTAGAGAG tttcataAACAGACCTTGAGTTCCATCATGATGCCTCACCCAGCAAGTGCACCTTTTGGCCACAAGAGAATGAGACTTTCAGGTCCTCAAGcttttgataaaaatgaaattaactcATTACAGTCCAGTGAAGGActtctggaaaaaataattaaacaagcaAAGCATATTTTTCTGAGGAGTAG aactGCTGCAACCATTGACAGCTTAGCAAGTCGCATTGAGGATCCTCAGATACAGGCTCATTGGTCAAATATCAATGATGTTTATGAATCTAGTGTGAAAGTTTTAATCACATCACAAGGTTATGAACAAATATGCAA GTCCATTCAGCTGCAACTGAATATTGGAGTTGAGCAGATTCGAGTTGTACACAGAGATGGAAGAGTAATTACACTGTCTCATCAGGAGCAGGAGCTACAGGATTTTCTTCTATCTCAG ATGTCACAGCATCAGGTTCATGCAGTTCAACAGCTAGCCAAGGTTATGGGCTGGCAGGTACTCAGCTTCAGTAATCATGTGGGACTTGGGCCCATAGAGAGTATTGGCAATGCCTCTGCCATAACAGTGGCCTCCCCGAGTGGTGACTATGCTATTTCAG TTCGTAATGGACCTGAAAGTGGCAGCAAGATTATGGTTCAGTTTCCTCGTAACCAATGTAAAGACATTCCAAAAAGTGATGTTTTACAAGATGGTAAATGGAGTCATCTTCGAGGGCCATTTAAAGAAGTTCAGTGGAATAAAATGGAAGGTCGAaactttgtttataaaatggAGCTACTTATGTCTGCACTTAGCCCTTgtctgctatga